The Mytilus edulis chromosome 12, xbMytEdul2.2, whole genome shotgun sequence genome contains a region encoding:
- the LOC139498529 gene encoding protein starmaker-like isoform X1, with amino-acid sequence MSEKKEKGGRRARSRSSSSSSSSDDENKKLTKDERREKKLKKKNERKHSRSSSSSSSSSDDERKKLSKEERNKKKKDKTATDKKQKESDRKQGKPKKELKKKKERKRSRSSSSSSSSSSSSSSDDENKKEKRKSGKKDKKATKNKQKEKDKKDLKKKRERKRSRSSSSSSSSSSSTDDEKKKEGKQKRKKDKKAMKNKQGKTKNDKNAKATATSKKTDVKVPSSEETGGEVKTDAGESKGRGNEDDSDTAGGNSKNEKENKVEQATYTKDDINDYEDSTKSPTNSNDTEKADQTENIIFANKAESSNKAIEVEQDKNGSDNDQTVTDNDTRLQQDETSGEKNNDVTKLEQNGADEQKTENVTLTQTRNEKKNNDVTKLEQNGADEQKTENVTLTQARNENNTNEDTASKSSDDLAGKTQLSTNENDNHSKTNDGNMNNDENKKMNSDEKPNPEVIDDEGAHKSSKSEDVNDTKRQTSSVQNLTASPEKENTTAVTSSESSKSKSSSKEHNTVQPEVFQEDEQETVKNKDDHYDSDDDDEIKNISHKTDDENDSENETKDLIYDENDKNDVKSHDSMTTSQNENSNKENDNVSYDKEKEEHNKENDDDQKTSARSETDQQPSARSENQKHVVIAPEVRITSAKDRENSTVSNKGKQSKSPKPQDTKYRGTPSPRQQTYRQKQDDRKFRRPIHSAPVKAQSPIYRQKSTDGRRCFSRASQSGKQKKEYKTEELRRLQEVLKKDKSHIRKPRQRAHFPFVWTSLEPYYNTSTAAFLIDLSVDDQDSKTPEPVETPRSPRTKKRNKVNADERQHAPVMRTRTISTPEEFRHSYVSRSTAVGLCDPWVDLEMDNTILPKIGSAQRTSTRGTTHSPERTKEQKKEKDAKEKGKKDNKGSTRLPKFPVVPFHAGKENATMRFPYQDIPKFREEMNQRFSLNAPQKIDKDYKRTKDDFYRMDLDKIEEIHPMNRPHMRKAYFAYLQNTPGSRKAVSECVKSLDESQKPQQQPTGSAQKAS; translated from the exons ATGTCTGAG aaaaaggaaaaggGTGGCCGAAGAGCAAGGTCAAGGTCAAGCAGTTCAAGCTCGTCAAGtgatgatgaaaacaaaaaacTTACGAAAGATGAAAGAAGGGAAAAGAAGTTAAAGAAGAAAAACGAAAGAAAACACTCAAGATCTAGCAGCTCGAGTTCCTCTAGTTCAGATGACGAACGCAAAAAGCTTTCGAAAGAAGaaagaaataagaagaaaaaagataaaacagCGACGGACAAGAAACAAAAGGAATCTGATAGAAAACAGGGAAAACCCAAAAAGGAGTTGAAGAAGAAAAAGGAACGAAAACGATCAAGGTCAAGTTCAAGCAGTTCGAGTTCATCTAGCTCGTCCAGTTCAGACGACgaaaacaaaaaggaaaaaagaaagagtggaaaaaaagataagaaagcgacgaaaaacaaacaaaaggaaaaagacaaaaaagatttaaagaaGAAAAGAGAAAGAAAACGATCAAGGTCAAGCAGTTCGAGTTCATCCAGTTCGTCCAGTACAGACGacgaaaagaaaaaagaaggaaaacagaaaagaaaaaaagataagaaaGCGATGAAAAACAAACAGGGGAAAACCAAAAATGATAAGAATGCGAAAGCAACAGCAACGTCCAAAAAG ACCGACGTAAAAGTTCCGAGTAGCGAAGAAACTGGTGGGGAAGTAAAAACCGATGCTGGTGAATCAAAAGGGCGCGGAAATGAGGACGACAGCGACACAG CTGGAGGAAACTCTAAGAACGAGAAAGAAAATAAAGTAGAACAAGCCACTTATACGAAAGACGACATTAATGACTATGAAGATAGTACAAAATCTCCAACAAATTCTAATGATACAGAAAAAGCGGATCAGACTGAGAATATTATCTTTGCTAATAAGGCAGAAAGTTCAAATAAAGCAATCGAAGTCGAACAAGACAAAAACGGTTCAGACAATGACCAAACTGTCACGGATAACGACACTCGACTTCAACAAGACGAAACTAGTGGCGAGAAAAATAATGACGTCACAAAACTTGAACAAAATGGTGCCGATGAACAAAAAACTGAAAATGTTACATTGACACAAACTAGAaacgaaaagaaaaataatgacgtCACAAAACTTGAACAAAATGGTGCCGATGAACAAAAAACTGAAAATGTCACATTGACACAAGCTAGAAACGAAAATAATACCAATGAAGATACTGCTTCGAAATCCTCAGATGATTTAGCGGGCAAAACACAACTCTCTACAAATGAAAATGACAATCATTCAAAAACAAATGATGGTAACAtgaataatgatgaaaataagaagatgaattCTGATGAGAAACCAAATCCCGAAGTTATTGACGACGAAGGGGCACATAAGTCTTCAAAATCGGAAGATGTCAATGATACAAAAAGACAAACGTCATCAGTTCAAAATTTGACAGCATCACCAGAAAAAGAAAACACGACAGCCGTCACGTCATCAGAATCGTCAAAATCAAAGTCCAGTTCAAAAGAACACAATACGGTGCAGCCTGAAGTCTTTCAAGAAGATGAACAAGAAACTGTTAAAAATAAAGATGATCATTACGATTCTGATGACgatgatgaaattaaaaatatttctcataaaactgATGATGAAAATGATAGTGAAAACGAGACAAAAGACTTAATCTatgatgaaaatgataaaaacgACGTTAAAAGCCATGATTCCATGACAACCAGCCAAAATGAAAACTCTAATAAAGAAAACGATAACGTGTCATACGATAAGGAAAAAGAAGAACATAATAAAGAAAACGATGATGATCAGAAAACATCTGCCAGAAGTGAAACAGATCAACAGCCTTCTGCAAGGAGTGAGAACCAAAAACATGTAGTTATCGCACCGGAAGTTCGCATAACTTCAGCTAAAGATAGAGAAAATTCAACAGTCAGTAATAAAGGAAAACAGTCAAAAAGTCCAAAACCCCAGGATACTAAATATAGAGGAACACCGAGTCCTAGACAGCAGACATATAGACAGAAACAGGACGACAGAAAGTTTCGTAGGCCAATCCACAGCGCTCCAGTTAAAGCGCAAAGTCCTATTTACAGACAAAAGTCAACAGATGGGCGCCGATGTTTCAGCAGAG CCTCTCAATCgggaaaacagaaaaaagaatataaaacagAAGAATTAAGAAGACTCCAAGAGGTTCTTAAAAAAGACAAATCCCATATACGAAAACCAAGACA gcGTGCCCACTTTCCATTTGTATGGACAAGCTTAGAACCATACTACAATACATCTACAGCGGCATTCTTAATAGATTTG TCTGTTGATGATCAAGATTCAAAAACTCCTGAACCTGTTGAAACACCAAGATCTCCGAGGACAAAAAAGCGAAACAAAGTT AATGCGGATGAAAGGCAACATGCACCAGTTATGAGAACAAGGACAATTAGCACT CCTGAAGAATTCCGCCACAGCTATGTTAGTCGTAGTACTGCTGTAGGACTCTGTGATCCATGGGTAGatcttgagatggataacacaaTTCTGCCCAAAATTGGTAGTGCTCAGCGAACGTCAACACGAGGAACAACACACAGTCCAGAGAGAACAAAAGA acaaaagaaagaaaaagatgcCAAAGAAAAAGGCAAGAAAGACAACAAGGGGAGCACTCGACTGCCAAAATTTCCAGTTGTACCGTTCCATGCTGGAAAAGAAAACGCTACAATGAGATTTCCCTATCAAGATATTCCTAAATTTAG ggAGGAAATGAATCAGAGATTTAGTTTAAATGCTCCACAGAAGATCGACAAAGATTATAAACGTACAAAAGATGATTTTTACAGAATGGATCTAGATAAAATAGAGGAAATTCATCCGATGAATCGACCGCACATGCGCAAAGCATACTTTGCATATCTTCAAAATACTCCTGGTTCACGAAAAGCAGTGTCTGAGTGTGTAAAGTCACTTGATGAGTCACAGAAACCTCAGCAACAGCCAACAGGATCAGCGCAGAAGGCTAGTTAA
- the LOC139498529 gene encoding protein starmaker-like isoform X7 codes for MSETDVKVPSSEETGGEVKTDAGESKGRGNEDDSDTAGGNSKNEKENKVEQATYTKDDINDYEDSTKSPTNSNDTEKADQTENIIFANKAESSNKAIEVEQDKNGSDNDQTVTDNDTRLQQDETSGEKNNDVTKLEQNGADEQKTENVTLTQTRNEKKNNDVTKLEQNGADEQKTENVTLTQARNENNTNEDTASKSSDDLAGKTQLSTNENDNHSKTNDGNMNNDENKKMNSDEKPNPEVIDDEGAHKSSKSEDVNDTKRQTSSVQNLTASPEKENTTAVTSSESSKSKSSSKEHNTVQPEVFQEDEQETVKNKDDHYDSDDDDEIKNISHKTDDENDSENETKDLIYDENDKNDVKSHDSMTTSQNENSNKENDNVSYDKEKEEHNKENDDDQKTSARSETDQQPSARSENQKHVVIAPEVRITSAKDRENSTVSNKGKQSKSPKPQDTKYRGTPSPRQQTYRQKQDDRKFRRPIHSAPVKAQSPIYRQKSTDGRRCFSRASQSGKQKKEYKTEELRRLQEVLKKDKSHIRKPRQRAHFPFVWTSLEPYYNTSTAAFLIDLSVDDQDSKTPEPVETPRSPRTKKRNKVPEEFRHSYVSRSTAVGLCDPWVDLEMDNTILPKIGSAQRTSTRGTTHSPERTKEQKKEKDAKEKGKKDNKGSTRLPKFPVVPFHAGKENATMRFPYQDIPKFREEMNQRFSLNAPQKIDKDYKRTKDDFYRMDLDKIEEIHPMNRPHMRKAYFAYLQNTPGSRKAVSECVKSLDESQKPQQQPTGSAQKAS; via the exons ATGTCTGAG ACCGACGTAAAAGTTCCGAGTAGCGAAGAAACTGGTGGGGAAGTAAAAACCGATGCTGGTGAATCAAAAGGGCGCGGAAATGAGGACGACAGCGACACAG CTGGAGGAAACTCTAAGAACGAGAAAGAAAATAAAGTAGAACAAGCCACTTATACGAAAGACGACATTAATGACTATGAAGATAGTACAAAATCTCCAACAAATTCTAATGATACAGAAAAAGCGGATCAGACTGAGAATATTATCTTTGCTAATAAGGCAGAAAGTTCAAATAAAGCAATCGAAGTCGAACAAGACAAAAACGGTTCAGACAATGACCAAACTGTCACGGATAACGACACTCGACTTCAACAAGACGAAACTAGTGGCGAGAAAAATAATGACGTCACAAAACTTGAACAAAATGGTGCCGATGAACAAAAAACTGAAAATGTTACATTGACACAAACTAGAaacgaaaagaaaaataatgacgtCACAAAACTTGAACAAAATGGTGCCGATGAACAAAAAACTGAAAATGTCACATTGACACAAGCTAGAAACGAAAATAATACCAATGAAGATACTGCTTCGAAATCCTCAGATGATTTAGCGGGCAAAACACAACTCTCTACAAATGAAAATGACAATCATTCAAAAACAAATGATGGTAACAtgaataatgatgaaaataagaagatgaattCTGATGAGAAACCAAATCCCGAAGTTATTGACGACGAAGGGGCACATAAGTCTTCAAAATCGGAAGATGTCAATGATACAAAAAGACAAACGTCATCAGTTCAAAATTTGACAGCATCACCAGAAAAAGAAAACACGACAGCCGTCACGTCATCAGAATCGTCAAAATCAAAGTCCAGTTCAAAAGAACACAATACGGTGCAGCCTGAAGTCTTTCAAGAAGATGAACAAGAAACTGTTAAAAATAAAGATGATCATTACGATTCTGATGACgatgatgaaattaaaaatatttctcataaaactgATGATGAAAATGATAGTGAAAACGAGACAAAAGACTTAATCTatgatgaaaatgataaaaacgACGTTAAAAGCCATGATTCCATGACAACCAGCCAAAATGAAAACTCTAATAAAGAAAACGATAACGTGTCATACGATAAGGAAAAAGAAGAACATAATAAAGAAAACGATGATGATCAGAAAACATCTGCCAGAAGTGAAACAGATCAACAGCCTTCTGCAAGGAGTGAGAACCAAAAACATGTAGTTATCGCACCGGAAGTTCGCATAACTTCAGCTAAAGATAGAGAAAATTCAACAGTCAGTAATAAAGGAAAACAGTCAAAAAGTCCAAAACCCCAGGATACTAAATATAGAGGAACACCGAGTCCTAGACAGCAGACATATAGACAGAAACAGGACGACAGAAAGTTTCGTAGGCCAATCCACAGCGCTCCAGTTAAAGCGCAAAGTCCTATTTACAGACAAAAGTCAACAGATGGGCGCCGATGTTTCAGCAGAG CCTCTCAATCgggaaaacagaaaaaagaatataaaacagAAGAATTAAGAAGACTCCAAGAGGTTCTTAAAAAAGACAAATCCCATATACGAAAACCAAGACA gcGTGCCCACTTTCCATTTGTATGGACAAGCTTAGAACCATACTACAATACATCTACAGCGGCATTCTTAATAGATTTG TCTGTTGATGATCAAGATTCAAAAACTCCTGAACCTGTTGAAACACCAAGATCTCCGAGGACAAAAAAGCGAAACAAAGTT CCTGAAGAATTCCGCCACAGCTATGTTAGTCGTAGTACTGCTGTAGGACTCTGTGATCCATGGGTAGatcttgagatggataacacaaTTCTGCCCAAAATTGGTAGTGCTCAGCGAACGTCAACACGAGGAACAACACACAGTCCAGAGAGAACAAAAGA acaaaagaaagaaaaagatgcCAAAGAAAAAGGCAAGAAAGACAACAAGGGGAGCACTCGACTGCCAAAATTTCCAGTTGTACCGTTCCATGCTGGAAAAGAAAACGCTACAATGAGATTTCCCTATCAAGATATTCCTAAATTTAG ggAGGAAATGAATCAGAGATTTAGTTTAAATGCTCCACAGAAGATCGACAAAGATTATAAACGTACAAAAGATGATTTTTACAGAATGGATCTAGATAAAATAGAGGAAATTCATCCGATGAATCGACCGCACATGCGCAAAGCATACTTTGCATATCTTCAAAATACTCCTGGTTCACGAAAAGCAGTGTCTGAGTGTGTAAAGTCACTTGATGAGTCACAGAAACCTCAGCAACAGCCAACAGGATCAGCGCAGAAGGCTAGTTAA
- the LOC139498529 gene encoding protein starmaker-like isoform X2, whose amino-acid sequence MSEKKEKGGRRARSRSSSSSSSSDDENKKLTKDERREKKLKKKNERKHSRSSSSSSSSSDDERKKLSKEERNKKKKDKTATDKKQKESDRKQGKPKKELKKKKERKRSRSSSSSSSSSSSSSSDDENKKEKRKSGKKDKKATKNKQKEKDKKDLKKKRERKRSRSSSSSSSSSSSTDDEKKKEGKQKRKKDKKAMKNKQGKTKNDKNAKATATSKKTDVKVPSSEETGGEVKTDAGESKGRGNEDDSDTAGGNSKNEKENKVEQATYTKDDINDYEDSTKSPTNSNDTEKADQTENIIFANKAESSNKAIEVEQDKNGSDNDQTVTDNDTRLQQDETSGEKNNDVTKLEQNGADEQKTENVTLTQTRNEKKNNDVTKLEQNGADEQKTENVTLTQARNENNTNEDTASKSSDDLAGKTQLSTNENDNHSKTNDGNMNNDENKKMNSDEKPNPEVIDDEGAHKSSKSEDVNDTKRQTSSVQNLTASPEKENTTAVTSSESSKSKSSSKEHNTVQPEVFQEDEQETVKNKDDHYDSDDDDEIKNISHKTDDENDSENETKDLIYDENDKNDVKSHDSMTTSQNENSNKENDNVSYDKEKEEHNKENDDDQKTSARSETDQQPSARSENQKHVVIAPEVRITSAKDRENSTVSNKGKQSKSPKPQDTKYRGTPSPRQQTYRQKQDDRKFRRPIHSAPVKAQSPIYRQKSTDGRRCFSRASQSGKQKKEYKTEELRRLQEVLKKDKSHIRKPRQRAHFPFVWTSLEPYYNTSTAAFLIDLSVDDQDSKTPEPVETPRSPRTKKRNKVPEEFRHSYVSRSTAVGLCDPWVDLEMDNTILPKIGSAQRTSTRGTTHSPERTKEQKKEKDAKEKGKKDNKGSTRLPKFPVVPFHAGKENATMRFPYQDIPKFREEMNQRFSLNAPQKIDKDYKRTKDDFYRMDLDKIEEIHPMNRPHMRKAYFAYLQNTPGSRKAVSECVKSLDESQKPQQQPTGSAQKAS is encoded by the exons ATGTCTGAG aaaaaggaaaaggGTGGCCGAAGAGCAAGGTCAAGGTCAAGCAGTTCAAGCTCGTCAAGtgatgatgaaaacaaaaaacTTACGAAAGATGAAAGAAGGGAAAAGAAGTTAAAGAAGAAAAACGAAAGAAAACACTCAAGATCTAGCAGCTCGAGTTCCTCTAGTTCAGATGACGAACGCAAAAAGCTTTCGAAAGAAGaaagaaataagaagaaaaaagataaaacagCGACGGACAAGAAACAAAAGGAATCTGATAGAAAACAGGGAAAACCCAAAAAGGAGTTGAAGAAGAAAAAGGAACGAAAACGATCAAGGTCAAGTTCAAGCAGTTCGAGTTCATCTAGCTCGTCCAGTTCAGACGACgaaaacaaaaaggaaaaaagaaagagtggaaaaaaagataagaaagcgacgaaaaacaaacaaaaggaaaaagacaaaaaagatttaaagaaGAAAAGAGAAAGAAAACGATCAAGGTCAAGCAGTTCGAGTTCATCCAGTTCGTCCAGTACAGACGacgaaaagaaaaaagaaggaaaacagaaaagaaaaaaagataagaaaGCGATGAAAAACAAACAGGGGAAAACCAAAAATGATAAGAATGCGAAAGCAACAGCAACGTCCAAAAAG ACCGACGTAAAAGTTCCGAGTAGCGAAGAAACTGGTGGGGAAGTAAAAACCGATGCTGGTGAATCAAAAGGGCGCGGAAATGAGGACGACAGCGACACAG CTGGAGGAAACTCTAAGAACGAGAAAGAAAATAAAGTAGAACAAGCCACTTATACGAAAGACGACATTAATGACTATGAAGATAGTACAAAATCTCCAACAAATTCTAATGATACAGAAAAAGCGGATCAGACTGAGAATATTATCTTTGCTAATAAGGCAGAAAGTTCAAATAAAGCAATCGAAGTCGAACAAGACAAAAACGGTTCAGACAATGACCAAACTGTCACGGATAACGACACTCGACTTCAACAAGACGAAACTAGTGGCGAGAAAAATAATGACGTCACAAAACTTGAACAAAATGGTGCCGATGAACAAAAAACTGAAAATGTTACATTGACACAAACTAGAaacgaaaagaaaaataatgacgtCACAAAACTTGAACAAAATGGTGCCGATGAACAAAAAACTGAAAATGTCACATTGACACAAGCTAGAAACGAAAATAATACCAATGAAGATACTGCTTCGAAATCCTCAGATGATTTAGCGGGCAAAACACAACTCTCTACAAATGAAAATGACAATCATTCAAAAACAAATGATGGTAACAtgaataatgatgaaaataagaagatgaattCTGATGAGAAACCAAATCCCGAAGTTATTGACGACGAAGGGGCACATAAGTCTTCAAAATCGGAAGATGTCAATGATACAAAAAGACAAACGTCATCAGTTCAAAATTTGACAGCATCACCAGAAAAAGAAAACACGACAGCCGTCACGTCATCAGAATCGTCAAAATCAAAGTCCAGTTCAAAAGAACACAATACGGTGCAGCCTGAAGTCTTTCAAGAAGATGAACAAGAAACTGTTAAAAATAAAGATGATCATTACGATTCTGATGACgatgatgaaattaaaaatatttctcataaaactgATGATGAAAATGATAGTGAAAACGAGACAAAAGACTTAATCTatgatgaaaatgataaaaacgACGTTAAAAGCCATGATTCCATGACAACCAGCCAAAATGAAAACTCTAATAAAGAAAACGATAACGTGTCATACGATAAGGAAAAAGAAGAACATAATAAAGAAAACGATGATGATCAGAAAACATCTGCCAGAAGTGAAACAGATCAACAGCCTTCTGCAAGGAGTGAGAACCAAAAACATGTAGTTATCGCACCGGAAGTTCGCATAACTTCAGCTAAAGATAGAGAAAATTCAACAGTCAGTAATAAAGGAAAACAGTCAAAAAGTCCAAAACCCCAGGATACTAAATATAGAGGAACACCGAGTCCTAGACAGCAGACATATAGACAGAAACAGGACGACAGAAAGTTTCGTAGGCCAATCCACAGCGCTCCAGTTAAAGCGCAAAGTCCTATTTACAGACAAAAGTCAACAGATGGGCGCCGATGTTTCAGCAGAG CCTCTCAATCgggaaaacagaaaaaagaatataaaacagAAGAATTAAGAAGACTCCAAGAGGTTCTTAAAAAAGACAAATCCCATATACGAAAACCAAGACA gcGTGCCCACTTTCCATTTGTATGGACAAGCTTAGAACCATACTACAATACATCTACAGCGGCATTCTTAATAGATTTG TCTGTTGATGATCAAGATTCAAAAACTCCTGAACCTGTTGAAACACCAAGATCTCCGAGGACAAAAAAGCGAAACAAAGTT CCTGAAGAATTCCGCCACAGCTATGTTAGTCGTAGTACTGCTGTAGGACTCTGTGATCCATGGGTAGatcttgagatggataacacaaTTCTGCCCAAAATTGGTAGTGCTCAGCGAACGTCAACACGAGGAACAACACACAGTCCAGAGAGAACAAAAGA acaaaagaaagaaaaagatgcCAAAGAAAAAGGCAAGAAAGACAACAAGGGGAGCACTCGACTGCCAAAATTTCCAGTTGTACCGTTCCATGCTGGAAAAGAAAACGCTACAATGAGATTTCCCTATCAAGATATTCCTAAATTTAG ggAGGAAATGAATCAGAGATTTAGTTTAAATGCTCCACAGAAGATCGACAAAGATTATAAACGTACAAAAGATGATTTTTACAGAATGGATCTAGATAAAATAGAGGAAATTCATCCGATGAATCGACCGCACATGCGCAAAGCATACTTTGCATATCTTCAAAATACTCCTGGTTCACGAAAAGCAGTGTCTGAGTGTGTAAAGTCACTTGATGAGTCACAGAAACCTCAGCAACAGCCAACAGGATCAGCGCAGAAGGCTAGTTAA